One window of Ziziphus jujuba cultivar Dongzao chromosome 5, ASM3175591v1 genomic DNA carries:
- the LOC107420768 gene encoding O-fucosyltransferase 7 isoform X1, with product MQKKRWKPLVLLRKVLTCAICSIALMALFSVHVPVFPSSEVPQFSDPFKLPTQHEIKYQRLSAERSWTQELVPPHSKAPLPSPKLNGANGILDFDKLWKRPLNRDFVQCIEPTLNYTSPQESQGYLLVHSNGGLNQMRAGICDMVAVARIINATLVIPELDKRSFWNDTSNFSDVFDEDHFINTLANDIKVIKKLPKEFANATRAVKHFRSWSGMDYYENEIGSLWEDYQVIRAAKSDSRLANNNLPPEIQKLRCRACYEALRFAPRIEAFGKLLVERMRSYGPYIALHLRFEKDMLAFSGCTHDLLPAEAEELRIIRENTPYWKRKDIDSEEERSKGACPLTPKEVGIFLTALGYPSNTPIYVAAGEIYGGDSHMIDFRSRYPLLMSKEILASVEELEPFKDYASQLAALDYIVSIESDVFISSHSGNMARAVEGHRRFLGHRKTISPDRKSLVRLFDKLEQGTIMEGKKMSNRIIELHKKRLGSPRKRRGPVSGTRGMDRFRSEEAFYVNPLPDCLCRRESPHTNNSLAME from the exons CAACATGAAATTAAATACCAGAGGTTGAGCGCCGAGAGGAGCTGGACGCAGGAGCTCGTTCCGCCCCATTCCAAAGCTCCTCTTCCTTCTCCCAAG TTGAATGGCGCAAATGGGATTTTGGATTTCGACAAGCTATGGAAGCGTCCATTGAATCGTGATTTCGTGCAGTGTATAGAGCCGACTCTTAATTATACAT CTCCACAGGAGTCGCAAGGTTACCTTCTAGTTCATTCAAATGGAGGGCTCAACCAAATGCGTGCTGGG ATATGTGACATGGTAGCTGTGGCCCGAATTATAAATGCTACTCTTGTAATTCCGGAACTTGATAAAAGGTCATTTTGGAATGATACCAG CAATTTTTCTGATGTTTTTGATGAAGATCATTTTATTAATACTCTCGCCAATGACATAAAAGTCATAAAAAAGCTTCCTAAGGAATTTGCTAATGCTACTAGAGCTGTAAAGCATTTCAGAAGCTGGTCTGGTATGGATTACTATGAGAATGAGATAGGTAGCTTGTGGGAAGATTACCAA GTTATTCGTGCTGCCAAGTCTGATTCTCGCTTAGCAAATAACAACCTGCCTCCAGAAATACAGAAGCTGCGCTGTCGTGCTTGTTATGAAGCTCTCCGTTTTGCGCCTCGAATCGAAGCTTTTGGAAAA TTGTTAGTGGAGCGGATGAGGTCTTATGGTCCTTATATTGCTTTGCATTTACGATTTGAGAAGGATATGCTTGCCTTTAGTGGATGTACACATGATTTATTGCCAGCTGAAGCTGAGGAACTTAGGATAATTAG gGAAAACACGCCGTACTGGAAAAGAAAGGATATTGATTCTGAAGAAGAAAGATCTAAAGGTGCTTGTCCTTTAACACCGAAAGAGGTTGGAATATTTCTAACTGCCCTTGGATACCCATCAAACACTCCCATATATGTTGCTGCTGGAGAGATTTATGGGGGTGATTCTCATATGATAGATTTTCGATCTCGCTATCCCCTATTAATGAGCAAG GAGATATTGGCATCCGTTGAGGAGCTCGAACCTTTTAAAGATTATGCTTCTCAACTGGCTGCGCTTGACTACATAGTATCAATTGAAAGTGATGTGTTTATATCTTCGCACTCTGGTAACATGGCACGTGCAGTTGAAGGTCATCGTCGTTTTCTTGGTCATAGGAAGACAATATCTCCTGACAG GAAATCTCTTGTTCGTCTGTTTGACAAACTTGAACAGGGAACAATTATGGAAGGAAAAAAGATGTCAAATCGAATCATTGAATTGCACAAAAAGAG ACTAGGCTCGCCAAGGAAAAGAAGAGGCCCTGTCTCTGGAACAAGGGGCATGGATAGATTTCGTTCAGAAGAAGCTTTTTATGTAAACCCTTTACCAGATTGTTTGTGTCGACGAGAATCACCACATACGAATAACTCTCTAGCTATGGAGTAG
- the LOC107420768 gene encoding O-fucosyltransferase 7 isoform X2 — MQKKRWKPLVLLRKVLTCAICSIALMALFSVHVPVFPSSEVPQFSDPFKLPTRLSAERSWTQELVPPHSKAPLPSPKLNGANGILDFDKLWKRPLNRDFVQCIEPTLNYTSPQESQGYLLVHSNGGLNQMRAGICDMVAVARIINATLVIPELDKRSFWNDTSNFSDVFDEDHFINTLANDIKVIKKLPKEFANATRAVKHFRSWSGMDYYENEIGSLWEDYQVIRAAKSDSRLANNNLPPEIQKLRCRACYEALRFAPRIEAFGKLLVERMRSYGPYIALHLRFEKDMLAFSGCTHDLLPAEAEELRIIRENTPYWKRKDIDSEEERSKGACPLTPKEVGIFLTALGYPSNTPIYVAAGEIYGGDSHMIDFRSRYPLLMSKEILASVEELEPFKDYASQLAALDYIVSIESDVFISSHSGNMARAVEGHRRFLGHRKTISPDRKSLVRLFDKLEQGTIMEGKKMSNRIIELHKKRLGSPRKRRGPVSGTRGMDRFRSEEAFYVNPLPDCLCRRESPHTNNSLAME; from the exons AGGTTGAGCGCCGAGAGGAGCTGGACGCAGGAGCTCGTTCCGCCCCATTCCAAAGCTCCTCTTCCTTCTCCCAAG TTGAATGGCGCAAATGGGATTTTGGATTTCGACAAGCTATGGAAGCGTCCATTGAATCGTGATTTCGTGCAGTGTATAGAGCCGACTCTTAATTATACAT CTCCACAGGAGTCGCAAGGTTACCTTCTAGTTCATTCAAATGGAGGGCTCAACCAAATGCGTGCTGGG ATATGTGACATGGTAGCTGTGGCCCGAATTATAAATGCTACTCTTGTAATTCCGGAACTTGATAAAAGGTCATTTTGGAATGATACCAG CAATTTTTCTGATGTTTTTGATGAAGATCATTTTATTAATACTCTCGCCAATGACATAAAAGTCATAAAAAAGCTTCCTAAGGAATTTGCTAATGCTACTAGAGCTGTAAAGCATTTCAGAAGCTGGTCTGGTATGGATTACTATGAGAATGAGATAGGTAGCTTGTGGGAAGATTACCAA GTTATTCGTGCTGCCAAGTCTGATTCTCGCTTAGCAAATAACAACCTGCCTCCAGAAATACAGAAGCTGCGCTGTCGTGCTTGTTATGAAGCTCTCCGTTTTGCGCCTCGAATCGAAGCTTTTGGAAAA TTGTTAGTGGAGCGGATGAGGTCTTATGGTCCTTATATTGCTTTGCATTTACGATTTGAGAAGGATATGCTTGCCTTTAGTGGATGTACACATGATTTATTGCCAGCTGAAGCTGAGGAACTTAGGATAATTAG gGAAAACACGCCGTACTGGAAAAGAAAGGATATTGATTCTGAAGAAGAAAGATCTAAAGGTGCTTGTCCTTTAACACCGAAAGAGGTTGGAATATTTCTAACTGCCCTTGGATACCCATCAAACACTCCCATATATGTTGCTGCTGGAGAGATTTATGGGGGTGATTCTCATATGATAGATTTTCGATCTCGCTATCCCCTATTAATGAGCAAG GAGATATTGGCATCCGTTGAGGAGCTCGAACCTTTTAAAGATTATGCTTCTCAACTGGCTGCGCTTGACTACATAGTATCAATTGAAAGTGATGTGTTTATATCTTCGCACTCTGGTAACATGGCACGTGCAGTTGAAGGTCATCGTCGTTTTCTTGGTCATAGGAAGACAATATCTCCTGACAG GAAATCTCTTGTTCGTCTGTTTGACAAACTTGAACAGGGAACAATTATGGAAGGAAAAAAGATGTCAAATCGAATCATTGAATTGCACAAAAAGAG ACTAGGCTCGCCAAGGAAAAGAAGAGGCCCTGTCTCTGGAACAAGGGGCATGGATAGATTTCGTTCAGAAGAAGCTTTTTATGTAAACCCTTTACCAGATTGTTTGTGTCGACGAGAATCACCACATACGAATAACTCTCTAGCTATGGAGTAG
- the LOC107420732 gene encoding thylakoid lumenal 29 kDa protein, chloroplastic, translated as MFGKMGVSFLSTFPSMLPLVPVPSLSATRYPTQAVTIRCNKMEAEICDENGFRRRDILKCIGATVGMELIASSGKFVEEACAADLIQRRQRSELLSSIKGTLSTAINGKPDLIPSILTLTLNDALTYDKATKSGGPNGSIRFSSEISRPENKGLSAALDLIEEAKKEIDSFSKGGPISYADLIQYAGQAAVKATFLAAAIRKTGGNEEKGKLLYTAYGSNGQWGLFDKQFGRTDAQEADPEGRIPQWDKASVKEMKDKFSAVGLGPRQLAVMSAFLGPDQTATETLLASDPEVLPWVQKYQQSRETVSQTNYEVDLITTLTKLSTLGQQINSEAYTYPPQKVDITKLKL; from the exons ATGTTTGGTAAAATGGGGGTGTCCTTCCTTTCAACTTTCCCTTCCATGCTTCCACTTGTTCCTGTCCCTTCTCTCTCTGCTACTCGATATCCCACTCAGGCA GTTACAATTCGTTGCAATAAAATGGAAGCTGAAATTTGTGATGAAAATGGGTTCCGACGCAGGGACATCCTTAAATGCATTGGTGCCACGGTTGGCATG GAATTGATTGCAAGCTCAGGAAAATTTGTTGAAGAGGCTTGTGCTGCTGATTTGATACAGCGAAGACAGCGTTCTGAACTTCTTT CGAGCATTAAGGGAACTCTTTCAACAGCAATAAAT GGTAAACCAGATCTTATCCCATCCATACTTACTTTGACACTGAATGATGCCCTTACTTATGATAAG GCTACCAAATCTGGAGGCCCAAATGGATCCATAAGATTCAG CTCAGAGATAAGCAGACCTGAAAACAAGGGACTTTCTGCTGCTTTGGATTTAATAGAGGAAGCAAAGAAAGAGATAGATTCTTTCTCCAAGGGTGGACCCATTTCCTATGCGGATCTTATCCAATATGCAG GTCAAGCTGCAGTTAAAGCTACCTTTTTAGCTGCTGCCATTCGCAAAACTGGTGGCAATgaagaaaagggaaaattattatatacTGCATATGGTTCAAATGGGCAG TGGGGCTTGTTTGATAAGCAATTTGGGAGGACAGATGCTCAGGAAGCTGATCCAGAGGGAAGGATTCCTCAATGGGACAAAGCAAGCGTTAAGGAAATGAAAGACAAATTCTCTGCTGTTGGCCTCGGTCCACGCCAG CTAGCTGTAATGTCTGCATTCTTGGGTCCTGATCAGACAGCCACAGAGACCTTACTGGCCTCAGATCCGGAGGTTTTGCCTTGGGTTCAGAAATATCAGCAAAGCCGAGAGACGGTTTCTCAGACCAATTATGAG GTTGATCTGATAACTACCCTCACAAAATTGAGTACCTTGGGCCAACAAATTAACTCTGAGGCATACACATATCCTCCCCAAAAAGTTGATATCACCAAACTCAAATTATAG
- the LOC107420751 gene encoding serine--tRNA ligase, chloroplastic/mitochondrial isoform X1, translating into MGLQCLCGTTLQTLKLAVIPSSSSSSSSSSRFVFGPLAKVYFPFHRRTASAQRPPFPLLLRAFSAPAVQATPTTTTTKTPDEKVLKPQWKAAIDFKWIRDNKDAVAANIRNRNSNANLELVLELYEKMSNLQKEVERLRGERNLVANKMKGKLEPSERQKLIEEGKNLKEGLLALEEDLLKLTDDLQQEAQCIPNMTHPDVPIGGEDCSTIRKTYGSPREFIFPVKDHLQLGKQLDLFDLDAASEVSGSKFYYLKNEAVMLEMGLINWTLSEVMRRGFIPLTTPEIVRSSVVEKCGFQPRGTNTQVYSIEGTDQCLIGTAEIPVGGIHMDSILSESLLPLKYVAFSHCFRTEAGAAGTATKGLYRVHQFSKVEMFILCRPDESDSYLEELIRIEEDLFSSLGLHYKTLDMASEDLGAPAYRKYDIEAWMPGLERFGEISSASNCRDYQSRRLGIRYRPSEPSSATPKKGKSSLAPPQFVHTLNATACAIPRMIVCLLENYQQEDGSIIIPEPLRPFVGGLELIAPKSR; encoded by the exons ATGGGTCTCCAATGTCTGTGCGGGACGACCCTGCAAACTCTGAAACTCGCTGTGATTCCCTCATCATCATCTTCGTCTTCGTCTTCTTCACGCTTCGTTTTCGGACCACTTGCCAAAGTTTACTTCCCTTTCCACCGCCGTACAGCAAGTGCTCAGAGGCCTCCATTCCCCCTCCTTCTTAGAGCTTTCTCGGCCCCTGCTGTTCAAGCTACTCCCACCACCACAACTACGAAGACCCCAGATGAAAAGG TGTTGAAACCTCAATGGAAAGCGGCGATAGATTTCAAGTGGATAAGAGACAACAAGGATGCTGTTGCTGCCAACATAAGGAACAGGAATTCCAATGCAAATTTGGAGCTTGTGCTTGAGCTCTATGAGAAAATGTCCAACCTCCAAAAG GAAGTTGAGCGGCTTCGTGGTGAAAGGAATTTGGTGGCAAACAAGATGAAAGGGAAACTTGAACCATCTGAGCGTCAAAAACTGATTGAAGAAG GAAAGAATCTGAAAGAAGGGCTTCTTGCTTTGGAAGAAGACCTGCTTAAACTCACTGATGACCTTCAGCAGGAAGCACAATGTATACCAAATATGACACATCCTGATGTTCCCATAGGTGGGGAGGACTGCTCAACCATAAGAAAGACG TATGGAAGCCCACGTGAGTTTATCTTCCCTGTTAAGGATCATCTTCAACTTGGAAAACAGCTGGATCTTTTTGACTTAGATGCAGCTTCAGAG GTCAGTGGATCAAAGTTCTACTATTTGAAGAATGAAGCAGTTATGTTAGAGATGGGCCTTATTAACTGGACACTATCGGAAGTCATGAGAAGGGGTTTTATACCTTTAACAACCCCAGAAATTGTTAGGTCCTCTGTTGTTGAAAAATGTGGTTTCCAACCCCGTGGAACAAATACCCag GTTTATTCAATCGAGGGTACTGACCAGTGCCTTATTGGCACTGCAGAGATTCCAGTTGGGGGAATTCATATGGATTCCATTCTTTCTGAATCATTGCTACCTTTGAAGTATGTTGCATTCTCTCATTGCTTTCGTACTGAGGCAGGCGCTGCAGGCACAGCAACAAA GGGTCTGTATCGAGTACACCAGTTCAGCAAAGTGGAGATGTTCATTTTGTGCCGACCAGATGAGAGTGATTCATACCTTGAGGAGCTCATCAGAATTGAGGAGGATCTTTTCTCATCTCTGGGATTACATTATAA AACTTTGGATATGGCTTCTGAGGATTTGGGTGCCCCTGCTTATCGTAAATATGATATTGAGGCATGGATGCCTGGTTTAGAACGTTTTGGTGAG ATATCAAGTGCATCAAATTGTAGAGACTATCAAAGTCGACGGCTTGGAATTCGGTATCGTCCATCAGAACCGTCATCAGCAACTCCTAAGAAGGGTAAAAGCAGTCTTGCTCCACCTCAGTTTGTTCACACCTTAAATGCAACAGCCTGTGCAATACCACGAATGATTGTATGTCTGCTTGAGAATTACCAGCAAGAAGATGGATCTATCATTATCCCCGAGCCTCTGAGGCCCTTTGTTGGTGGTCTTGAGCTTATTGCTCCTAAATCCAGATAA
- the LOC107420751 gene encoding serine--tRNA ligase, chloroplastic/mitochondrial isoform X2, whose protein sequence is MKGKLEPSERQKLIEEGKNLKEGLLALEEDLLKLTDDLQQEAQCIPNMTHPDVPIGGEDCSTIRKTYGSPREFIFPVKDHLQLGKQLDLFDLDAASEVSGSKFYYLKNEAVMLEMGLINWTLSEVMRRGFIPLTTPEIVRSSVVEKCGFQPRGTNTQVYSIEGTDQCLIGTAEIPVGGIHMDSILSESLLPLKYVAFSHCFRTEAGAAGTATKGLYRVHQFSKVEMFILCRPDESDSYLEELIRIEEDLFSSLGLHYKTLDMASEDLGAPAYRKYDIEAWMPGLERFGEISSASNCRDYQSRRLGIRYRPSEPSSATPKKGKSSLAPPQFVHTLNATACAIPRMIVCLLENYQQEDGSIIIPEPLRPFVGGLELIAPKSR, encoded by the exons ATGAAAGGGAAACTTGAACCATCTGAGCGTCAAAAACTGATTGAAGAAG GAAAGAATCTGAAAGAAGGGCTTCTTGCTTTGGAAGAAGACCTGCTTAAACTCACTGATGACCTTCAGCAGGAAGCACAATGTATACCAAATATGACACATCCTGATGTTCCCATAGGTGGGGAGGACTGCTCAACCATAAGAAAGACG TATGGAAGCCCACGTGAGTTTATCTTCCCTGTTAAGGATCATCTTCAACTTGGAAAACAGCTGGATCTTTTTGACTTAGATGCAGCTTCAGAG GTCAGTGGATCAAAGTTCTACTATTTGAAGAATGAAGCAGTTATGTTAGAGATGGGCCTTATTAACTGGACACTATCGGAAGTCATGAGAAGGGGTTTTATACCTTTAACAACCCCAGAAATTGTTAGGTCCTCTGTTGTTGAAAAATGTGGTTTCCAACCCCGTGGAACAAATACCCag GTTTATTCAATCGAGGGTACTGACCAGTGCCTTATTGGCACTGCAGAGATTCCAGTTGGGGGAATTCATATGGATTCCATTCTTTCTGAATCATTGCTACCTTTGAAGTATGTTGCATTCTCTCATTGCTTTCGTACTGAGGCAGGCGCTGCAGGCACAGCAACAAA GGGTCTGTATCGAGTACACCAGTTCAGCAAAGTGGAGATGTTCATTTTGTGCCGACCAGATGAGAGTGATTCATACCTTGAGGAGCTCATCAGAATTGAGGAGGATCTTTTCTCATCTCTGGGATTACATTATAA AACTTTGGATATGGCTTCTGAGGATTTGGGTGCCCCTGCTTATCGTAAATATGATATTGAGGCATGGATGCCTGGTTTAGAACGTTTTGGTGAG ATATCAAGTGCATCAAATTGTAGAGACTATCAAAGTCGACGGCTTGGAATTCGGTATCGTCCATCAGAACCGTCATCAGCAACTCCTAAGAAGGGTAAAAGCAGTCTTGCTCCACCTCAGTTTGTTCACACCTTAAATGCAACAGCCTGTGCAATACCACGAATGATTGTATGTCTGCTTGAGAATTACCAGCAAGAAGATGGATCTATCATTATCCCCGAGCCTCTGAGGCCCTTTGTTGGTGGTCTTGAGCTTATTGCTCCTAAATCCAGATAA